A genomic stretch from Candidatus Methanomassiliicoccus intestinalis Issoire-Mx1 includes:
- a CDS encoding uroporphyrinogen-III synthase: MKTLAVMRPKNRLDKSEQMARSAGFNPVCASPVEIVFNRSQQYAEFIDNLSKSLVDYLIITSTNGAEAMISLSSDFMSQDDFIKLISETNIIAIGPVSAGALSNLNIHVSEIPSEYSSRGIVESLSGKVKGKNVYILRSDHGDKILSQGLTDAGANVTDIPVYRLMKTKDEDLMNLARMTLAGEIDAFAFTSALSASSFIEAVCSLSDEAVSKINSATVAAIGYPTKERLESLGIKVDIVPKDATYSSMLDSLVAAFAHS, from the coding sequence ATGAAGACACTTGCTGTGATGCGCCCAAAAAATCGTCTGGATAAATCAGAACAAATGGCCAGGTCTGCAGGATTCAATCCAGTCTGTGCATCACCAGTGGAAATAGTCTTCAATAGATCTCAGCAATATGCTGAATTCATTGATAATCTGTCCAAATCATTAGTAGATTATTTGATAATAACCAGTACAAACGGTGCAGAGGCAATGATCTCTCTTTCTTCAGACTTCATGTCGCAAGATGATTTTATAAAACTTATTTCTGAAACAAATATTATTGCTATAGGTCCAGTAAGTGCTGGAGCTCTTTCTAATCTTAACATACATGTTTCTGAAATTCCGTCTGAATATTCATCCAGAGGAATAGTTGAATCGCTGTCTGGAAAAGTAAAAGGCAAGAATGTGTATATTTTGAGGTCAGACCATGGTGATAAAATTCTTTCGCAGGGTCTCACAGATGCAGGAGCTAATGTTACTGACATACCAGTCTATCGTCTGATGAAAACAAAGGATGAAGACCTTATGAACCTGGCCAGAATGACATTAGCTGGAGAGATAGACGCATTTGCCTTCACTTCAGCCCTTTCTGCATCTTCATTCATCGAAGCTGTGTGCAGTTTATCTGATGAGGCAGTAAGTAAAATAAATTCTGCTACTGTAGCTGCTATAGGATATCCAACAAAAGAGCGTTTGGAATCATTAGGCATAAAGGTAGATATCGTTCCAAAAGATGCAACATACAGTTCAATGTTAGATTCATTAGTTGCTGCGTTTGCACATTCTTAA
- the hemC gene encoding hydroxymethylbilane synthase yields the protein MILGTRSSSLAMAQTNIVVSLLAGEYIEIKKINTSGDKIIDKPLRSFGIGAFVRELDAMIVSGEIDLAVNSLKDMPSEDAEGTVLAAVLPRGPVEDVLLSDFPLEELPDGAVVGTSSVRRAAILHNIRPDIEIKDLRGNVHTRLDKWKRGDYDAIILARAGLERLNLQENYHILDPEVFVPAAGQGAIAVVCAENSPHLPVLSRLNDDITRKDVDVERKILCELGSGCSIPVGIHATNGGSRVTAVAVSDNSIVRISQKINDDNDIKSVADELRCGICGE from the coding sequence GTGATACTCGGAACGCGCAGCAGCTCCTTAGCTATGGCTCAAACAAACATCGTTGTATCACTGCTTGCTGGTGAGTATATTGAAATAAAAAAGATCAATACTTCTGGAGATAAAATAATAGATAAACCGCTCCGGTCGTTTGGCATTGGAGCGTTTGTCCGAGAACTTGATGCAATGATCGTATCTGGTGAAATAGATCTTGCAGTCAACAGTCTGAAAGATATGCCGTCTGAAGATGCAGAAGGCACCGTATTAGCTGCAGTCCTGCCGCGCGGTCCTGTTGAAGATGTTCTGCTGTCGGATTTTCCTTTGGAGGAGCTTCCAGATGGTGCTGTGGTTGGAACGTCAAGTGTACGCAGAGCAGCAATACTTCACAATATCCGTCCAGATATTGAGATCAAAGATCTGAGAGGCAATGTCCATACTAGATTAGATAAATGGAAACGCGGAGACTATGATGCAATAATACTGGCAAGAGCAGGTTTGGAAAGACTTAATCTTCAGGAAAATTATCATATTCTGGATCCTGAAGTGTTTGTTCCAGCTGCAGGACAGGGAGCCATTGCAGTAGTGTGTGCAGAGAACTCTCCTCATCTGCCAGTACTCTCTAGACTGAATGATGATATTACTAGAAAAGATGTAGATGTAGAGAGAAAAATTCTCTGCGAACTTGGATCTGGATGTTCCATACCTGTGGGGATTCATGCAACAAACGGCGGCTCAAGGGTAACAGCCGTTGCTGTTTCAGATAACAGCATCGTCAGAATCTCTCAGAAAATTAATGATGATAATGATATAAAATCTGTAGCGGATGAACTGCGCTGCGGTATATGTGGTGAATGA
- the cobA gene encoding uroporphyrinogen-III C-methyltransferase has protein sequence MNCAAVYVVNDMSEGVVYLVGAGPGDSKLITVKGLELLRNADVVVYDQLAGPDLLKEIKSGAELIDVGKKGGFHKAEQDSINQILVSKAKENKIVVRLKGGDPFMFGRGGEEAQELIDAGVKVQVVPGVTSAIAGPALAGIPVTHRDYASYVTFVTGHSKDGNAEAVDWESLAKTKGTLVIMMGVSNLRETMQKLVGFGMDSEIPVAVVHAASTPAQRSVLGNISTIADICEDNKITAPAVVVVGKVAALHDILEDLR, from the coding sequence ATGAACTGCGCTGCGGTATATGTGGTGAATGATATGTCTGAAGGCGTAGTCTATCTTGTTGGTGCCGGCCCTGGAGATTCTAAACTAATAACTGTAAAAGGATTGGAGCTTTTGAGGAATGCCGATGTAGTAGTGTATGATCAATTAGCTGGTCCAGATCTGTTAAAAGAGATAAAAAGCGGGGCGGAATTAATCGATGTAGGAAAAAAAGGCGGCTTCCACAAGGCCGAACAAGATTCCATCAATCAGATATTAGTTTCAAAAGCTAAAGAAAATAAAATAGTTGTCAGACTCAAAGGCGGAGATCCCTTTATGTTTGGCAGAGGCGGGGAGGAAGCCCAAGAACTCATAGATGCTGGTGTAAAAGTTCAGGTAGTTCCCGGAGTGACTTCTGCAATTGCAGGTCCGGCATTAGCTGGCATTCCAGTCACTCACAGGGATTATGCATCATACGTTACTTTTGTAACTGGGCATTCAAAAGACGGCAATGCTGAAGCAGTAGACTGGGAATCTCTAGCCAAAACTAAAGGAACACTTGTTATCATGATGGGTGTATCTAATTTAAGGGAAACTATGCAGAAGCTTGTAGGTTTTGGAATGGATTCCGAGATCCCTGTTGCAGTAGTTCATGCGGCATCAACTCCTGCTCAGCGTTCGGTATTGGGCAATATCTCTACGATCGCTGATATCTGCGAAGACAACAAGATCACTGCTCCTGCAGTAGTTGTAGTTGGAAAAGTAGCAGCTCTGCATGACATTCTGGAGGATTTAAGATGA